The following are from one region of the Borreliella spielmanii genome:
- a CDS encoding DUF226 domain-containing protein: protein MKNKETKIKFFNKIEKIENKIIYHTKIFSMINNFEAKPKKGKFWLCLRNIFNHKKYESFHLFSIKENDKFLGIFYGFINLSKPFIINYAEKGTKKTIRLKKIFYMEFRFKKGSVFCYLRSLYTLTKTKNKNKIFYKSLLERTLKIEERIYKFYDKKYENNKGILNWIRKNQK, encoded by the coding sequence ATGAAAAATAAAGAAACAAAAATAAAATTTTTCAACAAAATTGAAAAAATAGAAAACAAAATTATTTATCATACTAAAATTTTTAGTATGATAAATAATTTTGAAGCAAAACCCAAAAAAGGAAAATTCTGGTTATGTCTAAGAAACATCTTTAACCATAAAAAATACGAAAGTTTTCACTTATTTTCAATAAAAGAAAATGATAAATTTTTAGGAATTTTTTATGGCTTTATAAATCTTTCAAAACCATTTATTATAAACTATGCAGAAAAAGGGACAAAAAAAACCATAAGATTAAAAAAAATTTTTTATATGGAATTCAGATTTAAAAAAGGAAGTGTTTTTTGTTATTTAAGAAGTCTATACACATTAACTAAAACTAAAAATAAAAATAAAATTTTTTATAAATCTCTTTTAGAAAGAACTTTAAAAATTGAAGAGAGAATATATAAGTTTTATGATAAAAAATATGAAAATAATAAAGGAATACTAAATTGGATAAGAAAAAACCAAAAATAA
- a CDS encoding ParA family protein, protein MDKKKPKIITIASIKGGVGKSTTALMFTNIISKKNNKILLIDLDPQASSTSFYINTIREKNLNLKNINIYKVLKKEIDIENSIIKINKNIDFIASHINLSKFNEESISLKENLLKIFLSFIKNRYDFIIMDTAPTLGSLLNNSLIITDYLIIPLPTDQWAIESLDLITSRLNDLFRKDLPTFYLITKFIERQNIDKELKKFIECEYKGKFLGSVPKRDNLRKTIFYREEFNVNEDYHKAYENIIENFLSILSN, encoded by the coding sequence TTGGATAAGAAAAAACCAAAAATAATAACAATTGCATCAATTAAAGGTGGCGTTGGTAAAAGTACAACAGCATTAATGTTCACAAATATAATTTCAAAAAAAAATAATAAAATATTATTGATCGATTTAGACCCACAAGCAAGCAGTACAAGCTTTTATATTAATACTATAAGAGAAAAAAATCTTAATTTAAAAAATATTAACATCTATAAAGTTCTTAAAAAAGAAATAGATATAGAAAATTCAATAATCAAAATAAATAAAAATATAGACTTTATAGCAAGTCATATAAACTTAAGCAAATTCAATGAAGAAAGCATCTCATTAAAAGAAAATTTGCTTAAAATATTTTTAAGCTTTATTAAAAATAGATATGATTTTATCATAATGGATACAGCACCTACATTAGGAAGTTTACTTAATAATAGTTTAATAATCACAGACTATTTAATTATACCATTACCAACAGATCAATGGGCAATTGAAAGTTTAGATTTAATAACCAGTAGACTTAATGATCTTTTTAGAAAAGATTTACCAACATTTTATTTAATAACTAAATTTATTGAAAGACAAAATATTGATAAAGAGCTCAAAAAATTTATTGAATGTGAATATAAAGGGAAATTTTTAGGCAGTGTACCAAAAAGAGATAATTTACGTAAAACTATTTTTTATAGAGAAGAATTTAATGTTAACGAAGATTATCATAAAGCCTATGAAAATATAATTGAAAATTTCCTGAGTATACTTTCAAATTAG
- a CDS encoding chromosome replication/partitioning protein has product MKLNKKIEIVKRVELNENEIKRTREFRYLKLKEKLKILIKEESYNKIETARILKEINDNKYYVIDKYKSFNHFIKDYNMAKTTVYRYMKLATGIDSGEINYELILKKGIYYAIQILEKNGTIATSKSILNRSFKLKIEDEKSFAFYKSNVNFVSFLLKEIYYNNQKLLTNIKNKYENIKNKK; this is encoded by the coding sequence ATGAAATTAAATAAAAAAATAGAAATTGTTAAAAGAGTTGAACTCAATGAAAATGAAATAAAAAGAACCAGAGAATTTAGGTATTTAAAATTAAAAGAAAAACTGAAAATTTTAATAAAAGAAGAATCTTATAACAAAATTGAAACAGCTCGAATTTTAAAAGAAATTAACGATAACAAATATTACGTTATAGATAAATACAAAAGCTTTAATCATTTTATAAAAGATTATAATATGGCAAAAACCACTGTTTATAGATATATGAAATTAGCAACGGGAATTGATAGTGGTGAAATCAATTATGAATTAATTTTAAAAAAGGGAATATATTATGCTATACAAATCCTAGAAAAAAATGGAACCATAGCTACTTCAAAAAGCATACTAAATAGGTCCTTTAAGCTAAAAATTGAAGACGAAAAAAGCTTTGCTTTTTATAAATCAAATGTTAACTTTGTTAGCTTTTTATTAAAAGAAATATACTATAACAATCAAAAATTACTTACAAATATTAAAAATAAATATGAAAATATAAAAAACAAAAAATAA
- a CDS encoding oligopeptide permease-like protein, translating to MELCRNQLKFLGFLLLISCTSLNVEHDQFGKTFRIYQSLNKNAELKGVFNYKTGITKIVLYTKFRNHSITEQTPLLLPDGTKIEGRISYKRDNNYFFGNWLNYSAFVLSKSLLERMIKEEDASYKNNEVKIKIGLEDLSLKKYKILDFLVMVESIENKDYKN from the coding sequence ATGGAATTATGTCGAAATCAATTAAAATTTTTGGGATTTTTATTATTAATATCTTGCACTTCCTTAAACGTTGAGCATGATCAATTTGGAAAAACATTTAGAATATACCAAAGTTTAAACAAAAATGCAGAACTTAAAGGAGTTTTTAATTATAAAACAGGAATAACCAAAATAGTTTTATATACAAAGTTTAGGAACCATAGTATAACGGAACAAACTCCTTTATTATTACCAGATGGAACTAAAATCGAAGGAAGAATAAGTTATAAAAGAGATAATAACTATTTTTTTGGCAATTGGCTTAATTATTCCGCATTTGTTTTATCCAAGTCTTTATTAGAAAGGATGATAAAAGAAGAGGATGCTTCTTATAAGAATAATGAGGTTAAAATTAAAATTGGATTAGAAGATTTAAGCTTGAAAAAGTATAAAATTTTGGATTTCTTAGTAATGGTTGAATCAATCGAAAATAAAGATTATAAAAATTAA
- a CDS encoding peptide ABC transporter substrate-binding protein, translating to MKILIKKLREVLFLNLILLISCVKETGGNKLVFKLNIGSEPATLDAQLVNDTVGSKIVSQMFLGILNGDPRTGGYRPGLAKSWDISNDGLVYTFHLRDNLYWSDGVSITAEGIRKSYLRILDKETGSSVVNIVKSVIKNAEEYFDGKVNDAALGIKALDEKTLEITLKSPKPYFLDMLAHQTFIPVPVHTIEKYGQRWTNPENMVVSGPFKLKSRVLNENVILEKNNKYYKSKDVVLDNIIFFITDNSITAYNMYLNDELDAIFNNVPPDLIKDLKLRDDYYSMGINSTYFYSLNTKVKPLDNVKVRKALSFAIDRKTLTESVLNDSSIPTRRATPDYIDYSYKSNLSLFDVEMAKNLLVDAGYPNGRNFPLLKAKYNTNDRQRKIAEFIQNQWKKNLNINVQFENEEWSTYINSRVNGNYEIIRSGWSGDYADPMTFLSIFKTENTAFSSYGYSNSEYDKLLIKSDHESNIFERQKILKKAEAIIIERDFPAIFININASSYLFRNDKWKGWEPNISERFDLSEIKPIK from the coding sequence ATGAAAATATTGATAAAAAAATTAAGAGAGGTATTATTTCTTAATCTAATCTTACTTATTTCTTGTGTTAAGGAAACTGGTGGGAACAAATTAGTGTTTAAGCTCAATATTGGAAGTGAACCCGCCACTTTAGATGCTCAACTGGTAAACGATACGGTTGGATCAAAGATTGTAAGTCAAATGTTCCTTGGCATTTTAAATGGAGATCCCAGAACTGGGGGGTACAGACCGGGACTTGCAAAAAGTTGGGATATTTCTAATGACGGCTTAGTTTATACGTTTCATTTAAGAGATAATCTTTACTGGAGCGATGGTGTTTCTATTACTGCCGAAGGAATAAGAAAATCTTATCTTAGAATTTTAGATAAAGAAACCGGTTCATCTGTTGTTAACATTGTTAAGTCTGTTATAAAAAATGCAGAGGAGTATTTTGATGGTAAAGTAAATGACGCTGCTCTTGGAATTAAAGCTCTTGATGAGAAAACTTTAGAAATAACACTAAAATCCCCAAAACCATATTTTCTTGACATGTTAGCACATCAAACATTTATTCCCGTACCAGTACATACTATTGAAAAATATGGGCAAAGATGGACAAATCCTGAGAATATGGTTGTTAGCGGTCCTTTCAAATTGAAATCTAGAGTTTTAAATGAAAATGTTATTCTTGAAAAAAATAACAAGTATTATAAATCTAAAGATGTTGTTCTTGATAATATTATATTTTTCATTACAGATAATAGCATTACAGCTTATAATATGTATTTAAATGATGAACTAGATGCAATTTTTAATAATGTTCCGCCAGATTTAATTAAGGATCTTAAGCTTAGAGATGATTATTATTCAATGGGGATTAATTCAACTTATTTTTATTCTTTGAATACCAAAGTAAAACCGCTTGATAATGTTAAAGTTAGAAAAGCGCTATCTTTTGCTATTGATAGAAAAACTTTAACAGAGAGTGTTCTTAATGATAGTTCTATTCCTACAAGAAGAGCGACCCCAGATTATATTGATTACTCTTACAAAAGTAATTTAAGCTTATTTGATGTTGAAATGGCTAAGAATCTTCTGGTAGATGCAGGATATCCTAATGGTAGGAATTTCCCTTTATTGAAAGCGAAGTATAATACAAATGATAGGCAGAGAAAAATTGCTGAATTTATTCAAAATCAGTGGAAAAAAAATTTAAATATTAATGTTCAGTTTGAGAATGAAGAATGGTCAACATATATAAATAGCAGAGTAAATGGTAATTACGAAATAATAAGATCGGGGTGGTCAGGAGATTATGCTGATCCTATGACATTCTTAAGCATCTTTAAAACCGAAAACACGGCTTTTTCATCTTATGGATATTCAAATTCTGAATATGATAAACTTTTAATAAAATCAGACCATGAAAGTAATATTTTTGAAAGACAAAAAATTCTAAAAAAAGCAGAGGCAATAATAATCGAAAGAGATTTTCCAGCTATATTTATTAATATAAATGCTTCTAGTTATCTTTTTAGGAACGATAAGTGGAAAGGTTGGGAGCCTAACATTTCGGAAAGATTTGATTTATCTGAAATAAAACCAATTAAATAA
- a CDS encoding guanosine monophosphate reductase yields the protein MTNKIIKEALTFDDVSLIPRKSSVLPSEVCLKTQLTKNISLNIPFLSSAMDTVTESRMAIAIAKEGGIGIIHKNMSIEAQKKEIEKVKTYKAQKTNNNNKYINEQATKMSAKEDLEEPKIHKNAEHKEDFPNACKDLNSRLRVGAAVSIDIDTIERVEELVKAHVDLLVIDSAHGHSTRIIELVKTIKNKYPNLDLIAGNIVTKEAALDLINAGADCLKVGIGPGSICTTRIVAGVGVPQITAICDVYEVCKNTNICIIADGGIRFSGDVVKAIAAGADSVMIGNLFAGVKESPSEEIIYNGKKFKSYVGMGSITAMKRGSKSRYFQHNNNEPKKLVPEGIEGMVPYSGKLKDILVQLKGGLMSGMGYIGAITISDLKINSKFVKISHSSLKESHPHDVFNMP from the coding sequence ATGACAAACAAGATAATAAAAGAAGCTTTAACTTTTGATGATGTGTCTTTAATTCCAAGAAAATCCTCTGTATTGCCTAGTGAAGTTTGCTTAAAAACACAATTGACAAAAAATATATCCTTAAATATACCATTTTTAAGCTCTGCAATGGATACTGTTACAGAAAGCCGAATGGCAATAGCTATTGCTAAAGAAGGGGGAATAGGTATTATACATAAAAATATGTCAATAGAAGCTCAAAAAAAAGAAATAGAAAAAGTAAAGACATATAAAGCTCAAAAAACTAACAACAATAATAAGTATATAAATGAACAAGCAACCAAAATGTCTGCAAAAGAAGATCTAGAAGAACCCAAAATACACAAAAATGCAGAACACAAAGAAGATTTTCCTAATGCATGTAAAGATTTAAACAGTAGACTAAGAGTGGGGGCTGCTGTTTCCATTGATATTGACACTATAGAACGAGTTGAAGAGCTTGTAAAAGCACATGTAGATTTACTTGTCATAGACTCTGCCCATGGGCATTCTACAAGAATAATAGAGCTTGTCAAAACAATTAAAAACAAGTATCCAAACTTAGACCTTATTGCCGGCAATATAGTAACTAAAGAAGCTGCATTGGATTTAATCAATGCAGGAGCAGACTGTTTAAAAGTAGGAATAGGCCCAGGTAGCATATGTACAACAAGAATCGTTGCGGGAGTTGGTGTTCCCCAAATAACAGCAATCTGTGATGTTTATGAGGTTTGCAAAAACACAAATATTTGTATTATAGCAGATGGTGGAATTAGGTTTTCAGGAGATGTAGTTAAAGCCATTGCAGCAGGGGCTGATAGCGTAATGATAGGCAATCTCTTTGCGGGTGTAAAAGAATCTCCTTCAGAAGAAATAATTTACAATGGAAAAAAATTCAAATCTTACGTTGGAATGGGATCTATTACTGCCATGAAAAGAGGCTCTAAATCAAGATATTTTCAACACAATAACAATGAGCCTAAAAAATTAGTCCCTGAAGGAATTGAAGGCATGGTACCGTATTCTGGAAAATTAAAAGATATTTTGGTTCAACTAAAAGGTGGATTAATGTCCGGAATGGGCTATATAGGAGCAATTACAATATCTGATTTAAAAATAAATTCTAAATTTGTAAAAATAAGCCATTCTTCATTAAAAGAATCGCATCCTCACGATGTTTTTAACATGCCCTAA
- the guaA gene encoding glutamine-hydrolyzing GMP synthase: MNVRAILILDFGSQYSQLIARRIREIGVYTKVIPYHTPLKEIKNMNIAGIILSGGPSSVYSKEAPTLDMEIFNLKIPVLGICYGMQLIVKLFGGLVSKDLKQEYGGSEIFLKDEKSLLFSELPNKFQIIMSHGDSIEKIPNNFKQLAFTKNCIASISNEAQKIYGLQFHPEVTHSEFGDQILKNFVFKICKAQTNWSLKSNIETIVEKIKLKVGSKKVILGFSGGTDSLVCALLIKKAIKENLICVFVNTGLLRKNEDKKILELNQQYDLNIKYIDASAKFLNHLKNISDPEEKRKIIGKEFVNVFEKITLEDQNIEYLAQGTIYSDVIESKSKNNASSKIKSHHNVGGLPDKMSLKLLEPLNEFFKDEIIQIGINLGIKKEALYRHPFPGPGLAIRIIGEITQEKINILQEADNILTEELFINDLYYEIRQAFVVLLPIKSVGVMGDQRTYEYTAVIRCVNTQDFMTAEWTELPYNFLRKVSSRIINEVRGVNRVCYDISSKPPSTIEWE; this comes from the coding sequence ATGAATGTTCGTGCAATACTTATATTAGATTTTGGATCCCAATATAGTCAGCTAATTGCAAGAAGAATTAGAGAAATTGGTGTTTATACAAAAGTAATACCTTACCATACGCCTTTAAAAGAAATTAAAAATATGAACATCGCAGGAATAATATTAAGTGGGGGTCCCTCTTCTGTTTACTCAAAAGAAGCTCCTACATTGGACATGGAAATTTTTAATTTAAAAATACCTGTTTTAGGTATATGTTATGGAATGCAATTAATTGTTAAATTATTTGGTGGTTTAGTATCTAAAGACCTTAAACAAGAATATGGGGGTTCTGAAATCTTTTTAAAAGATGAAAAATCTCTTTTATTTTCAGAACTTCCAAACAAATTTCAAATTATTATGAGTCATGGAGATAGTATTGAAAAAATTCCCAACAATTTCAAACAGTTAGCTTTTACAAAAAATTGTATTGCTTCTATATCAAATGAAGCTCAAAAAATTTATGGTCTACAATTCCATCCAGAAGTAACTCATTCTGAATTTGGGGATCAAATACTTAAAAATTTTGTTTTTAAAATTTGCAAAGCTCAAACTAATTGGTCATTAAAGAGCAATATAGAAACTATTGTAGAAAAAATTAAGCTCAAGGTGGGTAGTAAAAAGGTTATTTTGGGATTTTCCGGTGGTACAGACTCTTTGGTTTGTGCATTACTTATAAAAAAAGCAATAAAAGAAAATTTGATCTGCGTTTTTGTAAACACCGGCCTATTGCGTAAAAATGAAGATAAAAAAATACTAGAATTAAATCAGCAATATGATTTAAATATAAAATATATTGATGCTTCTGCAAAATTCTTGAACCACTTAAAAAATATAAGTGATCCTGAGGAAAAAAGAAAAATAATAGGAAAAGAATTTGTAAATGTTTTTGAAAAAATTACTTTAGAAGATCAAAATATAGAATATTTAGCACAAGGAACAATTTATTCCGATGTAATTGAATCTAAATCAAAAAATAACGCTTCTTCAAAAATTAAATCCCATCACAATGTAGGAGGACTCCCAGATAAGATGAGTTTAAAACTTTTAGAACCTTTAAATGAATTTTTTAAAGATGAAATAATTCAAATTGGAATAAATCTAGGTATTAAAAAAGAAGCACTTTATAGACACCCATTTCCAGGACCAGGACTAGCTATAAGAATAATTGGAGAAATAACACAAGAGAAGATAAATATCTTGCAAGAAGCAGACAATATTTTAACAGAAGAGCTTTTTATAAATGATTTATATTATGAAATAAGACAAGCATTTGTTGTATTGCTACCTATCAAATCTGTGGGCGTAATGGGAGATCAAAGAACATATGAATATACAGCTGTTATTAGATGTGTGAATACTCAAGATTTCATGACTGCAGAATGGACTGAACTTCCTTATAATTTTTTAAGAAAAGTTTCTTCAAGAATAATTAATGAAGTTAGAGGCGTAAATAGAGTTTGTTATGATATATCTTCTAAGCCTCCATCAACCATAGAATGGGAATAA
- a CDS encoding Vsp/OspC family lipoprotein — protein MKKNTLSAILMTLFLFISCNNSGGDSTSTKPVDEPAKGPNLAEISKKITDSNTFVLAVKEVETLVSSIDELAKKAIGQKIDQNSGLGALQNQNGSLLAGVYAISTLITDKLSKLKNSEELKAEIAKAKKCSEDFTNKLKLSHADLGAVNGATTDDHAKAAILKTNAPDDKGAKEFKGLFESVESLSKAAKAALANSVKELTSPVAAETPKKP, from the coding sequence ATGAAAAAGAATACATTAAGTGCAATATTAATGACTTTATTTTTATTTATATCTTGTAATAATTCAGGTGGGGATTCTACATCTACTAAGCCTGTTGATGAGCCTGCTAAGGGACCTAATCTTGCAGAAATAAGTAAAAAAATTACAGATTCTAACACATTTGTACTGGCTGTGAAAGAAGTTGAGACTTTGGTTTCATCTATAGATGAGCTTGCTAAGAAAGCTATTGGCCAAAAAATAGATCAAAATAGTGGTTTAGGTGCTTTACAGAATCAAAACGGATCATTGTTAGCAGGAGTCTATGCAATATCAACTCTAATAACAGATAAATTGAGTAAATTGAAAAATTCAGAAGAATTAAAGGCGGAAATTGCAAAGGCTAAGAAATGTTCCGAAGACTTTACTAATAAACTAAAGCTTAGTCACGCTGATCTTGGAGCGGTAAATGGTGCTACTACTGATGATCATGCAAAAGCGGCTATTTTAAAAACAAATGCGCCTGACGACAAGGGTGCTAAAGAATTTAAAGGTTTATTTGAATCAGTAGAAAGCTTGTCAAAAGCAGCTAAAGCAGCATTAGCCAATTCAGTTAAAGAGCTTACAAGTCCTGTTGCGGCAGAAACTCCAAAAAAACCTTAA
- a CDS encoding NCS2 family permease: protein MNQFKETLLFQFKNKTIDYKKEIIAGITTFLSMAYIIAVNPAILSSTGMPIGALVTATCLTSAFSSILMGLYTNTPIALAPGMGLNAFFAFSVVIGMNIPWQVALAAVFTEGLIFIVLSLSRARESIVNSIPVNLKYSVTVGIGLFIAFIGFVNGGIIIKNDATLVGIGSFIDFKVLFTFLGLFFIVILEQLNIRGSILWAICSVTAIAWIYAIFNPESAVAAGIRFPDGILRFESIKPIFNQLDFSYVLSEHFWSFITIVLVLLFNDLFDTLGTLIAVAAKGNMLDKNGKIPNVGKIFLIDAISTTVGAIIGVSTVTAYIESCTGIEEGGKTGLTVIVTGIMFFIAIFLSPLFIAVPASATAAALIYVGFSMCREIIKINFSNIRENVSSFLILFLIPLTYNISSGISIGIIFYVLINIILNLLENKKNKISPIMIILCIVFIIKFIYGY from the coding sequence ATGAATCAATTCAAAGAAACATTGTTATTTCAATTTAAAAATAAAACCATTGATTATAAAAAAGAAATTATCGCAGGTATTACTACTTTTTTGAGCATGGCATACATAATAGCTGTTAATCCGGCAATATTATCTAGCACGGGTATGCCAATTGGTGCATTAGTTACTGCCACCTGCTTAACATCAGCATTTTCTAGCATATTAATGGGACTTTATACTAATACCCCTATTGCACTAGCACCAGGTATGGGGCTTAATGCATTTTTTGCATTTTCTGTAGTAATTGGAATGAATATTCCTTGGCAAGTTGCATTAGCTGCTGTTTTTACTGAAGGGCTAATTTTTATTGTATTATCTCTATCAAGGGCTCGAGAAAGTATTGTAAATTCTATACCAGTAAATTTAAAATACTCTGTCACAGTTGGAATAGGGCTTTTTATTGCTTTTATTGGCTTTGTCAATGGTGGGATCATCATTAAAAATGATGCTACATTGGTTGGAATTGGATCATTTATTGACTTTAAGGTTTTATTTACATTTTTAGGATTATTTTTTATTGTAATTCTTGAACAATTAAATATACGGGGAAGTATACTTTGGGCAATTTGTTCAGTTACTGCCATAGCCTGGATATATGCAATTTTTAATCCAGAAAGCGCAGTTGCAGCTGGTATACGTTTTCCAGACGGAATTTTAAGATTCGAATCTATTAAACCAATATTTAATCAATTAGATTTTTCTTATGTTTTAAGTGAACATTTTTGGAGCTTTATTACAATTGTATTAGTATTACTGTTTAACGATTTATTTGATACCTTAGGTACTTTAATAGCAGTAGCAGCAAAAGGTAATATGTTAGACAAAAACGGAAAAATTCCCAATGTTGGCAAAATATTTTTAATTGATGCCATTTCTACTACCGTTGGAGCAATAATAGGAGTGTCAACTGTAACAGCATACATTGAAAGTTGCACAGGAATAGAAGAAGGCGGGAAAACTGGACTTACGGTAATAGTAACGGGAATAATGTTCTTTATTGCAATATTCCTTTCACCATTATTTATTGCTGTTCCTGCTAGTGCAACTGCTGCAGCACTAATATATGTAGGATTTTCAATGTGTAGAGAAATAATAAAAATTAATTTCTCTAATATAAGAGAAAATGTTTCTAGTTTTTTAATACTTTTTTTGATTCCCTTAACATACAATATCTCTTCAGGAATAAGCATTGGAATAATATTTTATGTTTTAATAAATATAATACTTAATTTATTGGAAAATAAAAAAAATAAAATCTCTCCAATAATGATAATACTGTGTATAGTTTTTATTATTAAGTTTATTTATGGTTATTAA
- a CDS encoding NCS2 family permease, whose product MGKYIKGLYIQFKNNDINYKKEVFAGITTFLSMSYIIAVNPAILSNTGMPIGALVTATCLTAAFSTILMGLYTNTPLALASGMSLNAFFAFSVVIGMNIPWQVALAAVFTEGLIFILLSFLRVREQIINSIPTNLKYSITVGIGLFIAFIGFVNGGIVIKNDATLVGIGSFIDLKVLFTFLGLFFIAIFEKLNVRGSILWAISIVTLTAWIYAAFNLEGAKSIGIHLPNGVLRFESIRPIFNQLDFSYVLSEHFWTFISIVFILLFNDLFDTVGILISVTTKGGMLDKNGKIPNAKKILLVDGIATTFGAIMGVSTVTTYIESFTGIAEGGKTGITSIVTGLLFLVAVFFAPLFIAVPASATAAALIYVGFSMCRELIKIDFSNIRENISSFLIFFLIPLTYSISSGFFVGAMFYVLVNLSFNLFSKEKIKISPVMLILCLIFIIKFIYGY is encoded by the coding sequence ATGGGAAAATATATAAAAGGTTTATATATTCAATTTAAAAACAACGATATTAACTATAAAAAGGAAGTTTTTGCAGGCATTACTACTTTTTTGAGTATGTCATATATTATAGCTGTTAACCCGGCAATACTATCTAACACAGGCATGCCAATTGGTGCGCTAGTCACTGCAACCTGTCTAACAGCAGCATTTTCTACTATACTAATGGGGCTTTATACTAATACACCGCTAGCATTAGCTTCTGGAATGAGTTTAAATGCATTTTTTGCATTTTCTGTGGTAATTGGAATGAATATTCCTTGGCAAGTTGCATTAGCCGCTGTTTTTACCGAAGGACTAATTTTTATTCTCCTATCCTTTTTAAGAGTAAGAGAGCAAATCATAAATTCTATTCCAACAAATCTAAAATACTCTATCACAGTCGGAATAGGGCTTTTTATTGCTTTTATTGGTTTTGTCAATGGTGGAATCGTCATTAAAAATGATGCCACATTGGTTGGAATTGGATCATTTATTGACTTAAAAGTTTTATTTACATTTTTAGGACTATTTTTTATTGCAATTTTTGAAAAATTAAATGTACGAGGAAGCATACTTTGGGCAATTAGTATAGTTACTCTTACAGCTTGGATATATGCGGCATTTAATTTAGAAGGCGCCAAATCTATTGGAATACATCTTCCCAATGGTGTTTTAAGATTCGAATCTATTAGACCAATATTTAATCAATTAGATTTTTCTTATGTTTTAAGCGAACATTTTTGGACTTTTATATCAATAGTTTTTATTCTATTATTCAATGATTTATTTGATACTGTAGGTATTTTAATAAGTGTTACCACAAAAGGTGGTATGTTGGATAAAAACGGAAAAATTCCTAATGCAAAAAAAATATTACTAGTTGATGGTATTGCTACTACTTTTGGAGCAATAATGGGAGTTTCTACTGTTACTACTTATATTGAAAGTTTTACAGGAATTGCTGAGGGTGGTAAAACGGGTATTACTTCGATTGTAACCGGATTATTATTTTTAGTTGCAGTTTTTTTTGCTCCTCTTTTTATTGCTGTTCCTGCTAGCGCAACTGCTGCGGCTTTAATATATGTGGGATTTTCAATGTGTAGAGAACTAATAAAAATTGATTTCTCTAATATTAGAGAAAATATTTCTAGCTTTTTAATATTCTTTTTAATTCCTCTAACTTACAGTATTTCTTCGGGATTTTTTGTTGGGGCAATGTTTTACGTTTTAGTAAATTTATCATTTAATCTTTTTAGCAAAGAAAAGATTAAGATTTCTCCTGTAATGCTAATATTGTGTTTAATTTTTATTATTAAGTTTATTTATGGTTATTAA